ACGTAACCATATCCAATCAAGGTGCAATACTACACCTAACTGTCGAAAACTTACAGATCTAGAAGAATCGACAATTGTTCAATACATCCTCGACTTAGATTCGCGATCTTTCCCTCCTCGGCTTAGTGGTGTGGAAGATATGGCAAATCGTCTGCTTGCCgatcgcgacgcgcctcCTGTGGGATCgcgatgggcttcaaacttcgttAAGCGCCACAAAGAGCTTACcacgcgttttacgcgtcGATATGACTATcagagggccttatgcgaagatccaaagataattaagccttggtttgagcttgtacgcaacactgtcgcgaaatacggcatcctAGATGAGGATTTCCATaactttgacgaggctggctttatgatgggcgtgatctcaaccacaataGTTGTTACAAGCTCTGAAAGACGTGGCAAGGCAAATCTAGCTCAGCCAGGTgatagagaatgggtttcAGTACTtcaatctattaattctcgAGGGGAGGCTATCCCGCCATTTATTATCGTTGCGGGGCAATATCACCTCGCTAACTGGTACGAAGATAGCGCGTTAccaaaggattgggttatctcAACAACTCATAACGGCTAgactacaaatgagaaagctgtAGATTGgatctagcactttaaaaagcatacTCAGCCTCAAACTCGTGGCGCATATcgtcttcttatcctagatgggcacgaaagtcaccactcaactGAATTCGAGTTATTCTGCAAAAACCataagattatcacgctCTGTATGCCGTCTTATTCatctcacattcttcagccactagatgttggctgttttgggccgcttaagaaggcatatagcaaagaaattaaaggacttatgAGGGCGCATATAACCCACATCACAAAGGCTGACTTCTTCCCTGCGTTTTTTACCGCatttaaagccgcaatgacaagagaaaatattcagGGAGCTTTTTGAGGCGCAGGACTTATTCCATTTAATCCAAAAAGCGTCTTATTGCGCCTAGATGTAAGGCTACGTACTCCAACGCCAGTTAAAGAGGCACTAGAGCTACCAAACgcgtgggttccaaagaccccaaatAACCCAACCGAGGCGACTTCacaaactaattatattaaaagaagaataagccgacatcagggaagctcacTAACATCAATTTTAGATGCTATAGatcaatttgcgaagggcacatgcggaataatgcataagatagctctcttaaaggctgagGTCAACCAACTTCGGGAAGCAAATGCACTACTAAGTAAGCGGCGTAGAGCCAAAAAAACACGTTTACGTCAAGGCGGTAGCATgactattgccgagggacaagctcttcaggatcagaatgatgtggaagagcagatacagcaagaagatcgcaaaACTAGAGGTCGCAAGCCTCGGGATGAGACAAAGGGacggcgatgtggtgtgtgcggcaagaCTGGTCATAATGCTCGAACTTGTCAGATCGATGTGGAAACATCTAATGAAGAGGATAGCAGtgaagattaattgatttcttatgttgtggttgtttttttgtaCAATCTTCACGGGGAGGTGTTTGAACGTGGCGCACTCGCTATGTTGGcgcactcgctatgcactcacgttatattaaaagaagaGCTATTtttagttactattagtagtTTTAACAGGGGTGTAACTTTGTATGTACTTGTATATTGGCTAGCTCGCTATGCTGGCTAGCTCGCTATGCATCCACGTTATTTAATATTTAGCAAGTAAGAAACACTTCACGTCTTCGATGGCAGTTTTGATGTGTTTCTGCAACAGCATAGACACCACCGTTGGAGCAGATCGATGGGATCGAACTAATCCCCCGTGATGAAAAATCTCCCGCTTTTGTCGTCAACATACCCCAAAATGCACATCTCCCGCATCACTTTTCCAAGAACAACGCGGAGGTACTGCGACAGCCTCTTCCCGACAGACAATTTCGAATTCTCCCTCAAGGCATCCTTTGAACAAGCATTCACCCTTGATCTGTGGTTGCTGTTAGCCAGTGATGCATTCGGTATTGAATAACCCctgtcaatattctcaatacgtattgaggatattgattTTCTCAATATTGACTCTTCAATATGCGGTTCTGCAATATTGAGGAATATTGAAGAtattgagaatattgaaaACCATAactgttggaagcgcaaggcttctattcgggtgataattatcacgcggtttggggtactcgtaactggttgattgatgcttgttgaattcatctagctatagataacgtgcccctgtgttggtgttgaggcctcctcacgtgaggtctgtttcagccaccgtttgaagccattcacaggctgctggctccgccgccaaagacggcggtggaagcaacaatAACGTATCAACCAAATTCTGCGATGATTGAGCGCAATACAGATTAGGGCCACTTCCTTGAGAAAGATCTGGCTGTATCTTAAACTTCCGCGGCAAATCAAAGACCAGATGTAGCAGCAAAAGGAGAATTGTGCAGCTCAGGGCCTTTGGCTCCTGCTACTCGAGCTGTCGGGTAGTCCATGGAAATCGAGAATTTTGGGCTTAGTAATCCATGTTTTCCCAATATCCTCAATATTTTCTCAATAattcaatactcaatacGGACTTCTTCAATATTGACCGTTCTCAATACGGAGTcgtattgagtattgagtattgaatGCATCACTGCCAGGGATGGACATCTTACGAACGGGAAGCGAGTCGATAGATTCATTCGATGCCAAGTCTTACGAACGTCGACTCGGACGCTTGGCATTCGATACGATGTCGAGTCTGTCACAGACCCATTCGGTTCGCAACGAATCTTCCACATGTGCCCTCTATTCGCATCGAGTCGAGTGACTCCTCAGCATTCGATTGAATCGATCGACTCGATCGAACTAGGGGCGCAACCGGCTATAAATTTTGTCCCTGTATGAAGCGTGATACCAATCTAAACGCGGTGACGCGCAAAGACGGCGCAGATCGCGACAGGAACAATGTCGTACCCCCGTAGCCACTCAGGCGTCGACGTTAATGCACATTAGTAAGTACACGTAATTGCTTGTAAAATTTAAATATCATGATGTATAATCCATCTGTAACTATCAAACTACGTTTGTTGTGTGCTGACCCCGAGGGTGATTGATTGGCTCTGACCACCTGGGGAGCCCTGCTCATTAAGGTAGCATATCCCTTCCTTTTCACAAGACTTGTACTAGCCGTCTGGCTAGCTGCCAATATACTCAGCTCGGATAGTTACAGCAATAGGCTCAAATTGGGCCCTGTATTCGTATTGGCGGCAACAATGTTTATTCTCCATAACTATGGACGGACCGTAGCCGTGGCACCTTGAGCGCCCATCGATACATCTGATGTTAAGAAATACCACGGCCACCACGTTGAGCAGGGGGAGATCCTCAGTAGCCTCTAACATCGACCACCGCTCCAATATAGGGTAGGCTGACTGCCTCGCGATATTTTCCAGCATGCCAAGTTTTAATTCATACCGTCACAGCAGTATCAAATGATTGCAGGAAAATGTACAGTACAGATTATATTGCCCTAGAGAAGTCCTTAATTTCTCTCTCCGAGAAGTCGCTGTTTGAACCGGTTTTGGCATGGCGACTCCGATTACTTCGATTTGGAAGTTACCGATGTgtctctcatcttcatctctcATATTTACTCATTATTTGTCACTGGTACCAAGAACCAAACCAGTCTCGCCTACAACCCAAAGTATCAGCGACCTCATCCCAGTGCCGCGATGCCAGTTTTTGGAGTCTCAAAAGTCCCTTTCCACCTCACCGACGTTAGATCACATACGGGCTCAAGAATCCATCGAAAGCCCACGCGGGGATGAAACTGCAGAAAGTGGAGCTTACCCAATAGGGGCACTTGCCGCAAAAATGAGCAAGGAATATATGGAACGTGGCTTGCTGCACGCCAGCAGCCTTGGGTGTAAAAGTGCCTCCTGTACCAATGGCCGGGACTGGAGTGCGATGCTTCCTTactcgtcatcttcaccggCGTTAACTGAACGCGCCGGCCAGCCCATCAACCGACCGCCGGCCACTGCTCGTTGACCGTACAGGACGTATCATCTCCAACGACACTGGTGATTCACGCGTACGTTGCGTTGACTGCACAATGTGCGCTAATAACGCGCCTCGTTACTTTCCCGTGCCCGTCGGGCGATGGATTGATTTAATCCCAACTCTTGCGCAGCCGGCATGGCTTCCAAAAAGCTCGGTATAATCCTTATGACCGATCTACACGACTAGCGATTTGAATGACGATGTTCTCGGAGCTGTCTTCTTCCAGTCCTTCGCCATTGAGCCAGCTTGGCGTGTCGCCGCCACGTGTGGAGCACTCTTCTTCGCCCGCCGTCTCGTCTTCGGGAATCTCCTtaccaacaacaccatcgccgCGTCCTCGTGGGACTGCCGTCGACTTTATCACAGTTAATGGTCACTCTGGGGCCGCCAGGAGTGGGCAAAATGGCCCGGATTCGAACGCTATACTGGCGGCCAAGACACGAGGGCATGGTGGCAGCAATACGGGTATCGAGTTGAGGACCGTTCTACCTCACGGCCTGGCAATAAGCTGAAGTGGATTTGCGCAGATTGCTTCGCCCGAGGCTTTAAGAAGAAGTCGgatttctgcttcgtctgcTCCACAGGGGCCTCTATCAAGAAACACCTTCGCACAGTCCACGGGATACTTGTATGTATCCTGGTCCACGGCCGATGAATCTTGCTGATTCAAAAAGTCTCCCAAGGAGTCTGTTCATTGCGGCGGAGGCTCATTGTTGCATAACCGGACTATCACGCACTTCCTCGATGCCGATTTCAGCAATCCGAATGATCAGTTTCTCATCAGTAACCTGCGTGGACAATTCAATATCAGAGGTCTTCGCGTTCTGCTTCTCGACTGGATTACATATCACAACTTACCGTTTGAGATTGTGAATACTGAGCGGTTCCAGCGTATCCTCCTCTACGGCAACCCACTGCTCGATAAGACCCATATTCCCTCTGCGAAGACCCTTTTTCGCATGCTCGAATCTGAGTACAGAGGCGCCCTTGGACCAGAGACGGAGGTGCTGCGCAATGTTCGATCCCAAATACATTTTTCCTTCGATGGCTGGACGTCGAAATCCTACGTGTCATTCCTTGGGATCAACGCGCAGTTTGTTGATAGCGACTTCGTCCAGCATCGAATCCTCCTTGGGCTTCGGCCCCTCAGCGGACGTCATACTGGCGCATGCCTTGCTGACGAGGTAGCGGATACGCTTGCATTCTGGCAAATCAATGATCCTGACAAGATTGGGTACTTTACTCTCGACAACGCAGCAAACAACAATACGTGCATTAGGGAGCTCGCACTCGAGTACGGCTTCTCACCTGAAGAGCGACGCATTCGATGTGCTTGCCATGTTATCAACCTCTGCGTGCGGGCCACGCTCTATGGTTCCAAGCAGGACAATTTGGCTGCGATTGTCGCAGCTGACGGCaacgatgaggacgatgtgGAGGAACGGGTAGACCAAGCTATTAACGAGGTGCTGGATGGAGAGTTGAAAGACGACGAAGGCGAGACGTGGCCTGACGTTGCTGTCAGTAACCCAACTGAAGACTTCACATCCTCCCACCCGGTTCCGGAAGAGATTAACGGTACCACGTTCAGGGAGTATAGCCGGAGCGGCGCGGCGGGAATGCTGCATAACATCGGGCTTCAACTGCGAGGGAGCCCACAGTTATATGAGCAATTTCTCCAGTCTCAACGTAAAGAATCCGGTAAGGAATCAACACTCCACTGGGTGTTTAACAATGCCACCCGATGGGACTCAGACAAGCGCATGATGGAGAGAGCTCTCCGCCTCCGCCCGGCACTTACTACATTTTTCAATGATGTTCAGAATCGCTGGGAATCTGAGGGTGCTTGTGAGAACTCCAAGCCAGCGGTTCTTCAGTATCGGCTAAGTGGGTACGACTGGAAGGTTATCGAGATGCTGGTCAAACTTCTGAAGCCTTTTGAAATTGCCACTAAGCAGCTTCAGGGCAGCGGTGTCCCCGGTGAGAGATCGACTTGTGGCAGTTTCGACGAGTATTTCCCTATTTTCGAGATGCTCCTTGACCATCTCGAAAGTGCCATCGAAGGTACAATCTACGAGGAAACGGAGGACCCGGTGACCAGGAAGAGGACTGATATCGAGGTTGCCATTTACGAGGGACTTGATAACAGAACTCGGAGATTGTTCAAGGTTTTTATTAAACTGGGGGGGAAAAAACTTCATAAGTACTATGCTCTTCTGACGAGTGGTGCATATGCGGGCGCCGTTATTTTTAACCCCGCGAAGAAGTGGCGTCTTCTCGACCAACTGTGGTCTCGAGTTCCTACTCGTAAGGCGCAGGGTTGGCGAGCTGACTACGAAGAGAAGCTCCTGCAGATCCGGGAGAACAACTATAGGGGGCGTAATGTTGACAATAGCGCCCTCGACACAAGTGATGAAGCCCCAATGGATTATATCGAGCGCAGGCTTGCAAGGAGCGCCGCCAGCTCGGCATTTGCCAAGAATCCACTTGGCGCCGCTTCCAACCTCCGCAAGACAGCCCGTAAGACGAAACAGACGACCGCGGAGGCAGCGATGGATGATGAATATTCTAGGTACTGCGCTGAGGATATCGTCAACAGTCAGTACTACAGGAGCAGATCAGTCGATTGGTGGAAAACCAACGCCTACCGCTACCCTCGGTTGTCCATTATGGCCGTTGATATGCTTAGCATCCCCTCATCGTCTGCTGAGAGCGAGAGGACGTTTAGTAGTGCAGGACTGATGACAGCGCCGTTGAGAGGCAGGTTGGCCAGGGAGATAGTGGCTATGGCTCAGTGTATCCGGTCATGGAGTAAGGCTGGGATCTACACGCCTTCGCTGCCCTTGTGTGACCTaagtgatgatgaatgggtTGGTGTATTGGCGTCGCTGAAGAACGGCAGCGACTCCTGATCTATAGTCCCTATTTTCAACAAATTGATTAGTTATCCTCCACAACGCCTCTTGCCCCAAGTTGTAACGTGCTAGGCCCGGCCAGGCTTAGGTACTCATGCAACCATGTGAAGCAACGCTCCATGTCTCCTGATCTATGATGTACTTCAGGAAGCTTGTAAGAAGAATCTTTATAGAGTGCTGCTGGCCGGTACACATGTCACGAATCACGATACTTTGTGGCCTCCATTTTGACAGGTATTAATGGCTGTTCGATCGAATTCGCTTCGAATTCGGGTCGAATTTCATGAAGCCTTGGCATCGACCCGAATGGCTGGTGCGTGATTCGACGTCGAATCTACGGGACACGCGCCAGATTCGAAGCGAATCACATATGACCACACTCGAGTCGAATGCCAGGTCATCGAATCGAGTAGCAGCGCCGGGCATTCGATACGATAGATTCGTAAGATGTCCATCCCTGATCACTGCTGTTAGCCATGAATTTCGCGCTACAGCATTGAGCATATTTAACCTTCCACTTCTGTGTGAGCTGTACATCGCGATAGCCAAGTAGAGTAGATGCAGTAGCGGAAATGTCACAGTGCTGTCCCTGCGAGAATTCCGACTATTGGTTTCGCCTATGGCCCAGGCATTATGGCTCAGGCATTTTCGAAGAAATCTCGCTTCGTGCAGACACCTAGCAGAGAGCAAGCATCTGGCGTTGGCCGTCGGAGCCCAAAACAAAGCCCCCATCCCGAAGGCGACGGAGTTGGGCATAGTTTGACATCTGGCTGTCTGAGTAAACGGAGATGGACCAAGTTTTTGCAATAAACCTGCCTACCTATCAGCGAAGTTTAATTGGATGGGAGTGTTGTTCCGCTTGTATGTTGGCACGGTATCTTCAATCGACATAATTGCCAGCCGGCATGCTAATTGTTCTCCAGGCCCGCACTCTTTTTCGTATGAACTGCTGCCTACGACAGTGCGTGGTGTATGCATTTTGGCGTGAGAGGATATTGGCGTAAAAGGGTTTGGGATTGCGACAACACCATGCtatgccttgaggaacgaagagaCGAAAGGTCTTATGCCCCGCCCCAGGACCATAACCTGCCTTCTCATTGGTCGTTGATTAAGCGTcccttgtcatcatttgtTTGGTCAGTCACTGTTGGTCAGTCACTGTCACGTCTCACTGGTTCCCTCCCTTCTGGGGGGGGGTTTTTTTATGGGTTTTTATCTCGTTTACGGGCGTTTATCTCGTTTGATCACTGACCGTCACCGGACCCTCCGCTCTCCGCCTTCACCTACACACGACCCTCATTGCGCGGTCTGTTGCTTTCGCGCCACTCGCGTCTTTTCGCCGCTTCACGGTGCAGTCTGCTAAGGTTTTTGTTCTacgctcctcctcatccgaTCAGGTCGTGAGCCTCCTGcatggtcttcttgctcagcgCTTCCAGCCTCTCCTCCGCGGCAGTCATGTCCTCGGGCACCGtgttgccaaccaggtcTCTCTCCCGCACCTTTGACACAAGCATGATACCATCTAATGACGGGCAACGCGATAGCTGCACGTATAGGCTGTATGGATCGCACTGTGACGCAACCATCTGACCGTTCAcattcgtcgtcctcgtcccgCGCAGCTCTAGTGCCACTCGCTCTAGCGTTTTTGCCTGTACCTTGTAGTCTGTGCACGCAAAGGCCGCTGCACACGGCAAGCCCTTTCGGGCCACGTCTctcacttgccatggccgatttCTCTGGGCTCGTATGCTGACGCTCATCGGCGTCAGAAGGATTGTGCCCGGCGGCATCCCGACAAAGTGGAACTCTTGGGTTGTCTTCGCCGCTAGCAGAATCCCCGCCGGCGACCCGAAGTGGAGCATCGTATCGGCCGAGATCCGGTGGCCCGGGTACGCCTTATCGAGGATGACGTCCAAGGCGGTGTAGCTG
This genomic window from Pochonia chlamydosporia 170 chromosome Unknown PCv3seq00035, whole genome shotgun sequence contains:
- a CDS encoding fot5 transposase (similar to Colletotrichum gloeosporioides Nara gc5 XP_007277752.1), with the protein product MANRLLADRDAPPVGSRWASNFVKRHKELTTRFTRRYDYQRALCEDPKIIKPWFELVRNTVAKYGILDEDFHNFDEAGFMMGVISTTIVVTSSERRGKANLAQPGDREWVSVLQSINSRGEAIPPFIIVAGQYHLANWYEDSALPKDWVISTTHNG
- a CDS encoding ribonuclease H-like protein (similar to Metarhizium robertsii ARSEF 23 XP_007826547.1): MFSELSSSSPSPLSQLGVSPPRVEHSSSPAVSSSGISLPTTPSPRPRGTAVDFITVNGHSGAARSGQNGPDSNAILAAKTRGHGGSNTDCFARGFKKKSDFCFVCSTGASIKKHLRTVHGILSPKESVHCGGGSLLHNRTITHFLDADFSNPNDQFLISNLRGQFNIRGLRVLLLDWITYHNLPFEIVNTERFQRILLYGNPLLDKTHIPSAKTLFRMLESEYRGALGPETEVLRNVRSQIHFSFDGWTSKSYVSFLGINAQFVDSDFVQHRILLGLRPLSGRHTGACLADEVADTLAFWQINDPDKIGYFTLDNAANNNTCIRELALEYGFSPEERRIRCACHVINLCVRATLYGSKQDNLAAIVAADGNDEDDVEERVDQAINEVLDGELKDDEGETWPDVAVSNPTEDFTSSHPVPEEINGTTFREYSRSGAAGMLHNIGLQLRGSPQLYEQFLQSQRKESGKESTLHWVFNNATRWDSDKRMMERALRLRPALTTFFNDVQNRWESEGACENSKPAVLQYRLSGYDWKVIEMLVKLLKPFEIATKQLQGSGVPGERSTCGSFDEYFPIFEMLLDHLESAIEGTIYEETEDPVTRKRTDIEVAIYEGLDNRTRRLFKVFIKLGGKKLHKYYALLTSGAYAGAVIFNPAKKWRLLDQLWSRVPTRKAQGWRADYEEKLLQIRENNYRGRNVDNSALDTSDEAPMDYIERRLARSAASSAFAKNPLGAASNLRKTARKTKQTTAEAAMDDEYSRYCAEDIVNSQYYRSRSVDWWKTNAYRYPRLSIMAVDMLSIPSSSAESERTFSSAGLMTAPLRGRLAREIVAMAQCIRSWSKAGIYTPSLPLCDLSDDEWVGVLASLKNGSDS